One genomic region from Bacillus aquiflavi encodes:
- a CDS encoding ABC transporter ATP-binding protein → MTSIQLKKLAKKYKDITVVNNLEFSVKQGEFFALLGENGAGKTTLISMLCGLLTPSSGDALVLGNSILTNIEKVKPQLNISPQETAIAPNLTVRENLEFIAGIYGISKNEAKIKTTEMIELFHLKEKEKAKAKTLSGGMQRRLSIAMGMITNPKIFFLDEPTLGLDVRSRRELWANLAKLKGKMTIILTTHYLEEAEALADRIVILQKGSLKGLGTVEELKQQTNTETFEDAFLAICDEEGQVYASFCNS, encoded by the coding sequence ATGACTTCAATTCAACTGAAAAAGTTAGCGAAGAAATATAAAGATATAACGGTAGTTAATAACCTTGAGTTTTCAGTGAAACAAGGAGAGTTTTTCGCTCTACTAGGGGAAAACGGTGCAGGGAAAACGACACTTATTAGTATGCTTTGTGGTTTGCTTACACCAAGCAGCGGTGATGCATTAGTGTTAGGAAATAGTATTTTAACTAATATTGAAAAAGTTAAACCTCAATTGAATATTTCACCTCAAGAAACTGCTATAGCCCCCAATTTAACGGTACGTGAAAACTTAGAATTTATTGCAGGTATTTACGGAATCTCAAAAAATGAAGCGAAAATAAAGACAACTGAAATGATTGAACTATTTCATTTAAAAGAGAAGGAAAAAGCAAAAGCAAAAACATTATCTGGCGGGATGCAGCGTCGATTAAGTATTGCAATGGGGATGATCACGAATCCAAAGATTTTCTTTTTAGATGAGCCAACATTGGGATTAGACGTTCGCTCTCGTCGTGAGCTATGGGCGAATCTTGCAAAATTAAAGGGGAAAATGACGATTATTTTAACAACACATTATTTAGAAGAAGCAGAAGCATTAGCAGACCGCATTGTTATTTTACAAAAAGGTTCATTAAAAGGGCTTGGTACGGTTGAAGAGTTAAAGCAACAAACAAATACGGAAACGTTTGAAGATGCCTTTTTAGCCATTTGTGATGAGGAGGGGCAAGTGTATGCTTCATTTTGCAATTCGTAA
- a CDS encoding ABC transporter permease has product MLHFAIRNRKEIFRDPLSIILGIALPLILLIVFTTIEKNAPLDTFKAHNLVPGLVVFSFSFLTMFSALLIAKDKQTALLVRLFASPLKVNDYVVGYTIPMIPLVILQTIICYLVALALGMSVELIDFLMSMVVLLPITDSDHVHFLWLIFRRAIYRQTNFRDWHNLYYARIIFKWSVGRFISFR; this is encoded by the coding sequence ATGCTTCATTTTGCAATTCGTAATCGAAAAGAAATATTTCGTGATCCATTGTCAATTATATTAGGAATCGCATTACCGCTTATTTTGTTAATTGTTTTTACAACAATTGAGAAAAATGCACCACTTGATACCTTTAAAGCACATAATCTAGTACCGGGATTAGTAGTCTTCAGCTTTTCTTTCTTAACGATGTTTTCTGCATTATTAATTGCAAAAGATAAACAAACCGCACTTCTTGTTCGTTTGTTTGCTTCTCCATTAAAGGTGAACGATTATGTAGTTGGTTATACAATACCAATGATACCGTTAGTCATTTTACAAACTATTATTTGTTATTTAGTAGCACTAGCTTTAGGAATGTCGGTAGAATTGATAGACTTTTTAATGAGTATGGTTGTATTATTACCGATTACCGATAGCGATCATGTCCATTTTCTTTGGCTTATTTTTAGGCGCGCTATTTACAGACAAACAAATTTCAGGGATTGGCACAATTTATATTACGCTCGGATCATTTTTAAGTGGAGCGTGGGTAGATTTATCTCTTTTAGGTAA
- a CDS encoding GrpB family protein, whose protein sequence is MNKEELGKLYPITIVNYDCRWTSAFETEKQTLRNILGSAVALRIEHIGSTAVSNLSAKPTIDILVEIPKKDEVTYLVIDYLEKNDYIHMKGQKNHLMFVKGYSPNGLEKISFHIHLGTKEQDFLWDRLYFRDYLRNNPLVAKEYESLKLKLAKVHQYDREAYTNEKTDFIRKITMY, encoded by the coding sequence ATGAATAAAGAAGAACTCGGGAAGTTATATCCTATCACGATTGTTAACTATGATTGTCGCTGGACTTCAGCATTTGAAACCGAAAAGCAAACACTGAGAAATATTCTTGGTTCAGCAGTTGCACTTAGAATTGAACATATCGGAAGCACCGCCGTTTCTAATTTATCAGCAAAACCGACGATTGATATTTTAGTAGAAATTCCAAAGAAAGATGAAGTAACTTACTTGGTGATCGATTATCTAGAAAAGAATGACTATATCCATATGAAAGGGCAGAAAAACCATTTAATGTTTGTTAAAGGCTATTCTCCAAATGGATTAGAGAAGATTTCCTTTCACATTCATTTAGGAACTAAAGAGCAAGATTTTCTTTGGGATAGATTATATTTTCGAGATTATCTTCGAAATAATCCGTTAGTTGCAAAAGAATATGAAAGCTTAAAGCTTAAATTAGCAAAAGTTCATCAATACGACAGGGAAGCCTATACGAATGAAAAAACAGACTTCATAAGAAAAATAACTATGTATTAG
- a CDS encoding MFS transporter: MKKIRSLFQNRNYLRLFLASFTSQMGGTIGLTALMFYLLDRFSQQPAYATITELMLSMPTLMVFFLVGVFADRLDRQKIAQNCDWICAVLSILLLLSLFINLIPLTFIVLFLRSAVKSFFTPAQSALVQGILTKEYYTTAVGLNQLVASLFMLFGSGIGIFTYWAIGVEGAILVDAASFIISGLLIKSCKMSEKIRMPNGKHTIKDLKFTIVWKDFKVGLSYILKHSLLLTLISGFAVFGILNGGLSVMQIFILKYKLAPGNYEEISIILGIVFGLGVLFGSMVASILSQKLMLHHLLILAMFISGGATIVGSLVNTVWLYMVCSIVIALSLPMINVAIGGWIQKIVDPKMMGRVQGWINPLMMLSQSLTLLFIAGFYPGIFAVETLFWFVGGSLIFVGVFYILVLPRFIELEKNEGIMVD; encoded by the coding sequence ATGAAAAAAATACGATCTCTGTTTCAAAATAGAAATTATTTACGGCTATTCCTTGCATCTTTCACTTCACAAATGGGTGGTACAATTGGGTTAACTGCACTTATGTTTTATCTTCTAGATCGCTTTTCACAGCAACCTGCATATGCCACAATTACTGAACTTATGTTATCTATGCCTACATTAATGGTATTTTTTCTAGTGGGTGTGTTTGCTGATAGGCTTGACCGGCAAAAAATAGCCCAAAACTGTGATTGGATTTGTGCCGTATTATCAATTTTATTATTACTCTCTCTTTTTATTAATTTGATCCCATTAACTTTTATAGTTTTATTTTTAAGGAGTGCTGTAAAAAGTTTCTTTACTCCTGCACAATCTGCTCTCGTACAAGGTATTTTAACAAAAGAGTATTATACGACGGCAGTTGGTTTAAATCAGTTAGTTGCTAGTTTATTTATGCTATTTGGCAGCGGGATTGGGATATTTACCTACTGGGCAATTGGTGTTGAAGGCGCAATATTAGTTGATGCAGCTAGTTTTATCATTAGTGGGCTACTTATAAAATCTTGCAAAATGTCAGAGAAAATTCGTATGCCAAACGGAAAGCACACGATTAAAGATTTAAAATTTACGATAGTATGGAAAGATTTTAAAGTAGGATTAAGTTATATTTTAAAGCATAGTTTACTGCTCACACTTATTTCGGGATTCGCCGTTTTTGGGATTTTAAATGGTGGACTTTCGGTGATGCAAATATTTATCTTAAAGTACAAGCTAGCACCAGGAAACTATGAGGAAATCTCAATTATATTAGGAATTGTTTTCGGTTTAGGAGTTTTATTTGGAAGTATGGTCGCATCTATACTTTCTCAGAAATTGATGCTCCATCATTTGCTTATCTTGGCTATGTTTATTTCAGGGGGAGCAACTATTGTTGGTTCGCTAGTTAATACTGTTTGGCTTTATATGGTTTGTTCAATTGTGATTGCACTATCCCTTCCGATGATTAATGTAGCGATAGGAGGTTGGATTCAAAAAATAGTGGATCCAAAAATGATGGGAAGAGTACAAGGATGGATTAATCCGTTGATGATGCTTTCACAATCACTCACTTTGCTATTTATCGCAGGGTTTTATCCTGGTATTTTTGCGGTCGAGACTCTTTTTTGGTTTGTTGGCGGAAGTTTAATTTTTGTAGGGGTTTTTTACATTCTAGTTCTTCCAAGGTTTATAGAATTGGAGAAAAATGAAGGAATCATGGTTGACTAA
- a CDS encoding amino acid adenylation domain-containing protein, whose translation MFMKHPDKMKENNISHVERVTIEEKELILNSFNDTKTDYPKEKTIHQLFEQQAEKTPDHTAVVFNDQKLTYKELNERSNQLARLLKKKGINTNTIVGIMVERSLEMIIGLIGILKSGAAYLPIDPDTPKARIDFMLRDSDVKALLTQEKFIVEMEYDVEIINLDGEDYKGFGIDNLININNSSDTAYIVYTSGSTGIPKGVIISHYNAIRVIRNTNYIEIYNDDTILQLSNYVFDGSVFDIYGALLNGAKLVMVEKDTVININKLGNLIRKEKINVMFITTALFNILVDMEINCLANIRKILFGGERVSVPHAKKALEYMGKDKMIHVYGPTESTVFATYYFINEIDEEDDTIPIGKPLANTSVYIVDDNNNLLPFGEAGELCISGDGLSKGYLNNDQLTSEKFVSNPFIPGERLYHTGDLARWLPDGNIEFLGRIDHQVKIRGFRIELGEIESQLQKHEAVKETVAVAREDKKNSKYICAYITLEKEVTVEELREFLGEKLPEYMVPAYFVKLDKLPLTQNGKVDKRSLPEPDGSVNTEVEYEAPRNKFEEQLVIMWQQILNISKVGINDSFSVLGGNSLNAIELLSHMNEEMGVDLPLKELFRLSTIKKISKYIETNKREIIKENYFTKTTDLANLHEPFPLTGIQLAYLIGRDATFEIGGAATNLTVEFEINVDMNRFNHALQKLIDRHPILRTIVFENGTQRILEGEVFYSVDPVDLRDSNEEEIEASILLQREKMITKIIDPSKWPLFEIKAFLLPNQRKYFCLNIDPLICDDSSLKILIKEFKLFYDHPHLDLPELQYNFRDYVLALNEFRNSHRYKKDEKYWMNKLDDFPSAPALPLKCNPVEVIKPTFNKYSEFLDTYKWNKLKEKARKRNLTPTSVLCAAYAYVLAYWSNQSHFAVNLTVFNRIPFHEDVKKIIGDFTTLMLLDINTKDGMESFWDFVTKVQDTLLEALEHRHFDGVDFIRTIGKKHRMDKQAIMPIVFTSVLSESSDDSYDNLVNFDKIKFFSTRTSQVYIDNQVYELNGGLYITWDYVEQLFEDKVIQSMFEQYLNILNEMILNDEVSNIQLSKDDIKIITNYNDTNKNFKKSTLHELFINKVKLVPDKAAVIHHDKSITYKELDKRSNQIARYLIEKGVRKGDYIGVIRKRCIDTVINLFAVLKCGAAYIPLDPDYPEERKEYIKKKSNCKFFITPTIYRDENIKKYSNEEINIQVNETDMAYAIFTSGSTGEPKGVEITHGAAVNTILDINEKFHVTKNDRIMGISSLCFDLSVYDVFGALGSGATLVIIDDQRDVYQLKKVVEEKRITIWNSVPAIMGLTVDVYNENEQNNNLRLVLLSGDWIPLDLPEKIKKTFHHAEVVSFR comes from the coding sequence ATGTTTATGAAACACCCAGATAAAATGAAAGAAAATAATATCAGCCATGTTGAAAGAGTGACAATAGAAGAGAAAGAACTTATATTAAATAGTTTCAATGATACAAAGACCGACTATCCAAAAGAAAAAACGATACATCAGTTATTCGAGCAGCAAGCAGAAAAAACGCCTGATCATACAGCAGTCGTATTTAACGATCAGAAATTGACTTATAAAGAGTTAAATGAAAGATCCAATCAATTGGCAAGACTGTTAAAGAAGAAAGGAATCAACACTAATACTATTGTAGGAATCATGGTTGAAAGATCTCTTGAAATGATCATTGGTCTAATAGGCATTCTAAAATCTGGTGCAGCGTATTTGCCTATTGATCCTGATACTCCGAAGGCTAGAATTGATTTTATGCTTCGGGATAGTGACGTTAAAGCTCTATTGACGCAAGAAAAATTTATTGTGGAAATGGAATATGATGTTGAAATAATCAACTTGGATGGCGAGGATTACAAAGGATTCGGCATAGACAATTTAATTAACATCAATAATTCTAGCGATACTGCTTATATTGTTTATACATCTGGTTCGACGGGGATACCAAAGGGGGTTATTATTTCTCATTATAATGCAATAAGAGTTATTCGCAATACTAATTATATAGAAATTTACAATGATGACACCATTCTTCAGCTTTCAAATTATGTTTTTGATGGATCAGTTTTTGATATATACGGTGCATTATTAAATGGTGCAAAATTAGTCATGGTAGAAAAGGATACAGTCATTAATATAAATAAGCTTGGAAATTTAATACGGAAAGAAAAAATAAATGTAATGTTTATCACAACGGCTCTATTTAATATTCTTGTGGATATGGAGATAAACTGTTTGGCGAATATTAGAAAAATACTTTTCGGAGGGGAGCGAGTTTCAGTTCCTCATGCTAAAAAAGCATTAGAGTATATGGGGAAAGACAAAATGATTCATGTATACGGCCCAACAGAAAGTACTGTATTCGCTACATATTACTTTATAAATGAAATAGATGAGGAAGATGATACTATACCTATCGGCAAACCTCTAGCAAATACTTCTGTATATATAGTAGATGATAATAATAATTTATTGCCTTTTGGCGAAGCTGGAGAACTTTGTATTTCTGGAGATGGATTAAGTAAAGGCTATTTAAATAATGACCAGTTAACATCAGAAAAATTTGTTTCAAATCCATTTATACCAGGAGAAAGATTGTATCATACAGGCGATTTGGCTAGGTGGTTACCTGATGGAAATATTGAGTTTTTAGGAAGAATAGATCATCAAGTGAAGATTCGTGGATTTAGAATTGAACTTGGCGAAATTGAGAGTCAGTTGCAAAAGCATGAAGCTGTAAAAGAAACTGTAGCTGTAGCTAGAGAAGATAAGAAAAATAGTAAATATATTTGTGCATATATCACTTTAGAAAAAGAAGTTACAGTTGAAGAATTAAGAGAATTTTTAGGAGAAAAGCTTCCAGAATATATGGTTCCCGCCTATTTTGTAAAATTGGACAAACTGCCATTAACGCAAAATGGAAAGGTAGATAAAAGGTCATTACCGGAACCAGATGGAAGTGTGAATACCGAAGTTGAGTATGAAGCACCAAGAAATAAATTTGAAGAACAGCTTGTTATCATGTGGCAGCAAATATTGAATATAAGTAAAGTTGGAATTAATGATAGTTTTTCAGTACTTGGCGGTAATTCCCTAAATGCGATTGAGCTTCTATCTCATATGAATGAGGAAATGGGTGTTGATTTACCATTAAAAGAATTATTTAGGTTATCCACGATAAAGAAAATAAGTAAGTATATTGAAACAAATAAAAGAGAGATTATCAAAGAGAATTACTTTACAAAAACAACAGATTTAGCAAATTTACATGAACCGTTTCCGCTTACAGGAATACAATTGGCTTACTTAATAGGAAGGGATGCAACATTCGAAATTGGCGGAGCAGCTACAAATTTGACTGTAGAATTCGAAATAAATGTTGATATGAATAGGTTTAATCATGCATTACAAAAGCTAATAGACAGACATCCTATTCTTAGAACGATCGTATTCGAAAATGGTACGCAAAGAATACTTGAGGGAGAGGTCTTTTACTCTGTAGATCCGGTCGATTTAAGGGATTCGAACGAAGAAGAAATAGAAGCGAGTATATTATTACAAAGGGAAAAAATGATAACAAAAATTATTGACCCGAGTAAATGGCCGTTATTTGAGATAAAAGCCTTTCTTTTACCTAATCAAAGAAAATATTTTTGTTTAAATATTGATCCGTTAATTTGTGATGATAGTAGTTTGAAAATATTAATTAAGGAATTTAAATTATTTTATGATCATCCTCATCTCGATTTACCTGAGTTACAGTATAACTTCAGGGATTATGTGTTAGCACTCAACGAATTTAGAAATTCTCATCGATATAAAAAAGATGAAAAGTATTGGATGAATAAGTTGGATGATTTTCCGAGTGCACCTGCATTGCCATTAAAATGCAACCCTGTAGAAGTTATAAAGCCAACCTTCAATAAATACTCGGAATTTTTAGATACGTATAAATGGAATAAATTAAAGGAAAAGGCAAGAAAGAGAAATTTAACTCCTACCTCTGTTCTCTGTGCTGCGTATGCTTATGTCTTAGCATACTGGAGTAATCAAAGTCATTTTGCTGTAAATTTAACCGTATTTAATAGGATACCGTTTCACGAAGATGTAAAAAAAATCATTGGAGATTTTACAACATTAATGTTACTCGATATTAATACGAAAGACGGTATGGAATCATTTTGGGACTTTGTTACGAAGGTTCAAGATACATTGTTAGAAGCTCTTGAACATAGGCATTTTGATGGTGTAGATTTCATAAGGACTATTGGGAAAAAACATCGAATGGATAAACAAGCTATAATGCCTATAGTTTTCACAAGTGTATTAAGTGAAAGTTCCGATGATTCTTATGACAATTTAGTAAACTTTGATAAAATTAAATTTTTTAGTACAAGAACATCTCAAGTTTATATAGATAATCAAGTATACGAATTAAATGGCGGTTTATATATTACATGGGATTATGTTGAACAATTGTTTGAAGATAAAGTTATTCAATCAATGTTTGAACAATACTTAAATATCCTAAATGAAATGATTTTAAATGACGAAGTATCAAATATTCAGCTTAGCAAAGATGATATAAAAATCATTACAAATTATAATGATACTAACAAAAACTTTAAAAAAAGCACCTTACATGAATTATTTATAAATAAAGTGAAGCTTGTACCTGATAAAGCGGCTGTTATTCATCATGATAAATCAATAACTTATAAAGAGTTAGATAAAAGATCAAATCAAATTGCAAGATATTTAATAGAAAAGGGAGTTAGAAAAGGCGATTATATAGGTGTTATTAGAAAGAGATGTATAGATACGGTTATAAATTTGTTTGCTGTTTTAAAATGTGGTGCAGCATATATACCGCTTGATCCCGACTATCCTGAAGAAAGAAAAGAATATATTAAAAAGAAAAGTAATTGTAAGTTCTTTATAACACCTACTATTTATCGAGACGAAAATATCAAAAAATATTCTAATGAAGAGATAAATATACAAGTAAATGAGACAGATATGGCATATGCTATCTTCACTTCTGGCAGCACCGGTGAGCCAAAAGGTGTCGAAATAACCCACGGAGCTGCAGTAAATACAATTTTAGATATTAACGAAAAATTTCATGTAACAAAAAATGATAGGATTATGGGAATTTCCTCTTTATGCTTTGATTTGTCTGTTTATGATGTTTTTGGTGCACTAGGAAGTGGAGCAACTCTTGTCATTATAGATGACCAGAGGGATGTATATCAATTAAAGAAGGTTGTAGAAGAAAAAAGAATTACAATATGGAATTCCGTTCCAGCTATTATGGGATTGACAGTAGATGTTTATAATGAAAATGAACAAAATAATAACTTAAGACTTGTATTATTAAGTGGAGATTGGATTCCGTTAGATCTTCCAGAGAAAATAAAGAAAACTTTTCATCATGCAGAGGTTGTGAGCTTTAGGTGA
- a CDS encoding condensation domain-containing protein yields the protein MKRQEAYWLNLFKDEVPMLNMPTDYKRPPIQSTEGDLVQFEIDSDLSANLKKMAKEHGVTLYMLLLAGYTALLSKYTGQEDIVVGSPIAGRPHDDLKDVIGMFVNTLAMRNYPKGDKSFCDYLTEVKETALKAYENQDYPFDELVEKLDLTRDMSRSALFDTMFVMQNFDHDEFEMKDLTFAPYEMEAHVSKFDLTLTAIEEDQKIKCVLNYGTKLFKKETMERLAKHLIHIFQAIIDQPERSLHDISMLSEEETERLLYEFNDTKAYYPKDKTISQLFEEQVKRTPHHVAIKFEDKKLTYLELNEQANQLARLLQDKGAKQGDNSRNNGGSIPRDDHWNDGRIKNGSCLFAN from the coding sequence ATGAAGAGACAAGAAGCTTATTGGCTTAATCTCTTTAAAGATGAAGTACCTATGTTGAATATGCCGACAGACTATAAAAGACCGCCAATCCAAAGTACAGAAGGTGACCTTGTCCAGTTTGAAATCGACAGTGATCTAAGTGCTAATCTAAAGAAGATGGCAAAAGAACATGGTGTCACACTATATATGCTTCTTTTAGCTGGATATACTGCACTGCTTTCAAAATATACCGGTCAAGAGGATATCGTCGTAGGCTCCCCGATTGCGGGAAGACCTCATGATGACTTGAAAGATGTGATCGGAATGTTTGTCAATACCCTTGCGATGAGAAATTATCCAAAAGGGGACAAGTCATTTTGTGATTACTTAACAGAAGTCAAAGAGACTGCCTTAAAAGCTTATGAAAATCAAGATTATCCTTTTGATGAACTAGTTGAAAAGCTGGATCTAACAAGAGATATGAGTAGAAGTGCGTTGTTTGATACGATGTTTGTCATGCAAAACTTTGATCATGATGAATTTGAGATGAAAGACTTAACCTTTGCGCCGTACGAAATGGAAGCACATGTCTCTAAATTTGATTTGACCCTCACCGCTATTGAAGAAGATCAAAAAATCAAATGTGTATTGAATTACGGCACTAAACTATTTAAGAAAGAGACGATGGAAAGACTAGCGAAACATTTGATCCATATTTTCCAAGCAATCATCGATCAGCCTGAGCGAAGTCTTCACGACATTTCAATGCTTTCGGAAGAAGAAACCGAAAGGTTGTTATATGAGTTTAATGATACAAAAGCTTATTATCCGAAGGATAAAACGATCTCTCAATTATTTGAAGAACAGGTGAAGCGAACGCCTCATCATGTGGCTATCAAGTTTGAAGACAAGAAGCTGACATATCTAGAACTCAATGAACAAGCCAACCAATTGGCAAGACTGCTTCAAGACAAAGGGGCAAAACAGGGGGACAACAGTAGGAATAATGGTGGAAGTATCCCTCGAGATGATCATTGGAATGATGGCCGTATTAAAAACGGGAGCTGCCTATTTGCCAATTGA
- a CDS encoding AMP-binding protein — MIIGMMAVLKTGAAYLPIDPEQLHKRTNAILKDSGASLLIVKGNLKETLCFNGEVIRVEDSSIKERDTSNLAVDYVSDQHAYLIYTSGSTGTPKGVFIRHCHVVNYMTWFTTEAKLQTKDKTMLMSSYAFDLGYTSLYSALLNGCELHLVKKNVYSNAYKALKYIKEQRITYLKLTPLSL; from the coding sequence ATGATCATTGGAATGATGGCCGTATTAAAAACGGGAGCTGCCTATTTGCCAATTGACCCTGAACAATTGCACAAACGAACGAACGCCATTCTAAAAGACAGTGGTGCCAGCTTATTGATCGTAAAAGGGAATTTAAAGGAAACTCTCTGCTTTAATGGAGAAGTGATCCGTGTGGAAGACAGCTCTATCAAAGAAAGGGACACATCCAATTTAGCGGTGGATTACGTCTCCGATCAACATGCTTATCTTATTTACACATCGGGATCGACCGGCACACCAAAAGGTGTCTTTATTCGACACTGTCATGTTGTGAACTATATGACATGGTTTACAACAGAAGCGAAGCTTCAAACAAAGGATAAGACGATGTTAATGTCTTCCTATGCTTTTGACTTAGGGTACACAAGTCTTTATTCAGCGCTTTTAAATGGGTGTGAGCTTCATCTTGTCAAAAAAAACGTCTATTCTAATGCCTACAAGGCATTAAAGTATATAAAAGAACAGCGAATCACTTATTTGAAACTGACACCTCTCTCTCTTTAA